The Thermodesulfobacteriota bacterium region GGAGCAGGTCGGTCTTCGTGACGACGAGGATATCGGAAGTCCTGAAGATCAACGGGTATTTCAACGGCTTCTCGTCGCCTTCCGTCACGCTCAGCAGCACGATCCGCTTGTCCTCCCCCAGGGGGACTTCCGCGGGGCAGACCAGGTTGCCGACGTTTTCCACGATGAGGAGCCGCGTCCCCGAGAGGTCCATCTTCCGGAGGGCGCCCAGGAGCTGGGACGGCTGGATGTGGCAGCCGGACCGGGTGTTGATCTGCAGGACCTGCACCCCGTGCCTGCGGATCCGCTCCGCGTCGATGTCGGTCTCGAGGTCGCCCTCGACGACCGCCACCCTCCCCTTCCCCTCGAACCGGGAGAGGAGCGCCTCGATCAGCGTGGTCTTTCCGGACCCCGGCGAGGAGACCATGTTCAGGGAAAAGATCCCCCGTTCCGAGAGAAGGGCCCGGATGGCGCTGCAGGCGTCGTCCACCGACGCCTGGAGCGACCGTTCCACCTCGATCCGCACTTTTCCTCCGGCATCCATGCCGGACAGGATACCACACCGGCGCAGCGCGGCCAGGTCTGTTAAACTGGTCCGTCGTGGAGACTTCCGCGATCGAGATCACCGTCCGCGGCGTGGTCCAGGGGGTGGGGTTCCGCCCCTTCGTCCACCGGGTTGCGACGGACTGCGGCCTGTCGGGGTGGGTCGCCAACACCCCGGGGGCGGTCGTCGTACGCGTGGAGGGGACCCCGGACTCCCTGTCCCGCTTCCGGGCGCGGTTCCGGGAGGAGATCCCGCCCGCCGCGCGCGTGACCCGCTTCACGATCCGGAAGGTCCCCCCCTCGGGCGTCCGGGGGTTCGAGATCCGGCGGAGCTGGACGAAAGGGATCGCCCTCTCCACGATTCCCCCGGACATCGCCACCTGTCCGGCATGCCTCGCGGAGCTGTCCGACCCGAAGGACCGCCGGTTCCGGTACCCCTTCACCAACTGCACGAACTGCGGCCCCCGGTTCACTATCGTCACGTCCCTTCCGTACGACCGGGAGCGGACCTCGATGTCCGTCTTCCCGATGTGCCCGTCCTGCCGGAGGGAGTACACGGATCCCCTCGACCGGAGGTACCACGCGGAGCCGATCGCCTGCCCGGAATGCGGCCCCCGCCTTTCCCTGAAGGACGCCGACGGGGAGCCCATCCCCTGGCCGGACCCGGTCGGTGCGGCGGCCTCCGCCCTCGACGAGGGGCGGATCGTGGCGATCCGGGGGCTGGGAGGGTTCCAGCTCGCGGCGGACGCGACCCGCGAGGAGGCGGTGCGCGCGCTGCGGGAACGGAAGCGGCGGGAGGAGAAGCCGTTCGCGGTGATGTTCCCCGACATCGCCTCCGCCCGCGCCGCCGCGCGGATCGCGGATGCGGACGCGGCGATCCTGGAGGGCCCGGCCGCCCCGATCCTCCTCTGCCCCGCCCGCGACCCTTCTCCCCTCGCCCCGGCGGTCTCGATGGGGATGCCGACGGTGGGGGTATTCCTCCCCTACACTCCGCTGCATCGCCTCCTTCTCAGCCGCGCCGGGCGGCCGTTGGTGATGACGAGCGGGAACCGGACCGACGAGCCGATCGCCATCGGCAACGACGAGGCGTTGACGCGCCTGCGGGGGATCGCCGACCTTTACCTGATGCACGACCGCGAGGTGGTCCAGCGCTCGGACGATTCCGTGGTCCGGCGGGTCGGCCGGCTTACATACCCCATCCGGAGGGCCAGAGGGTTCGTTCCCGCGCCGGTGAAGCTGCCGCGGAGCTTCCCGGACGTGGCCGGTCTGGGGGCGGACCTGAAGAGCACCTTCTGCTTCGTCAGGGAGGACGCGGCATACCTCTCCCAGCACCTGGGCGACCTCGAGCACTCCGAGACCCGGGAATTCTACGAGGAGACGTTCCGGTTCTTCCGGCAGTTCCTCGACGCGAAGCTGCGCGCCGCCTGCCGCGACCTGCACCCCGCCTACTTCACGACCTCCTTCGCGGGCGCTCTGACCGGGGTGGAGCAGGTCTTCGCCCTCCAGCACCACAAAGCGCACATCTATTCCGTGATGGCGGAGACCGGCTTCTCGGGGAAAGCGGTGGGCGTGGCGTTCGACGGGACCGGGTACGGCGAAGACGGCACCATCTGGGGAGGGGAGTTCTTCACGACGGACGGCGAGGAGGTTGTCCGCGCCGGCCACCTGGCCCGCTTCCCGCTCCCGGGAGGGGATGCCGCCGTGCGCGAGCCGTGGAGGACCGCCCTTTCCCTCTGCCGCGAGGTCCTCGGACGGCGTGAGGCGGAGGAAGCCGCACGGACGCTCTTCCCGGCGGTCCCCGCGGATTCGATCCGGCTGCTGCTCGACGCGCTGGACCGGGGGATCAACGTCGTGCCGACCTCCAGCGCCGGACGGCTCTTCGACGCCGCTTCCGCGATCTGCGGCCTCTGCCCGCGGTCGAGCTTCGAGGGGCAGGCGCCGATGCGTCTCGAGGCAGCCGTCGCGCGGAGGCGATGCGGCACGTACCGGTTCACTTTGAAGAGTGAAGACGGCCTCCTTGCAGTAAACTGGGGAGAAACGGTCGCCGGGCTGATCCGGGACGCGATGAAGCGCGTCCCGCAGGGCACGATCGCCCGCCGGTTCCACGACACGCTCGCCGCCGCGATCCTGGCCTCGGTCTCCCGCCTGGCGGAGTCCTCCGGGGCGCGGCACGTCATCCTTTCGGGCGGCGTGTTCCAGAACGCGACGCTGCTGTCCTCGGTGCTCTCCGGGCTTCGAAAGGGACGCCTCGTCCCGTTGATCCACCGGCAGGTCCCCACCAACGACGGCGGCGTTTCGCTCGGCCAGGCGTACTACGCGGCGCTTCGCGTCGCAGGGGGGTAGACGGGGATGTGCCTGGCGATTCCGGCGAAGGTCCTTTCCATCGAAGGCGATAACGCGATGATCGAACTCGGGGGCACGCAGCGGGAGGCGTCGCTGATGCTGCTCGAAGGCGTCTCCGTCGGCGACTGGGTGATCGTCCACGCCGGCTTCGCGATCGAGAAGCTCTCGGAGGAGGACGCCGCGCAGACCTTCGCCCTTCTCAAGGAAATCATGGAATCCGGCTCCGATGAAGTTCATTGACGAGTTCCGCGACCCGGCGGCCGTGCGCGCCCTCGTCGAAAAGATCCGGCGCGACGCGGGAGACCCCCCCATGCGCCTGATGGAGGTGTGCGGCACGCACACGGCCTCCATCGCCCGCAGCGGCCTGCGGTCGCTGCTCTCCGGCGCCGTCTCGCTGGTTTCCGGCCCGGGCTGCCCCGTCTGCGTCACTCCCGACGGATACGTCGACGCCGCCATCGCCCTCGGCCACAAGCCGGGCATCACGCTGACCTCCTTCGGCGACATGCTCCGTGTCCCGGGGAAACGCTCGACGCTGGAGAAGGAGCGGGCGAAGGGGATCGACGTCCGCGTGGTCTATTCCCCGCTCGACGCGGTCGCGCTGGCCGCCGCGGAGCCGGACCGGGAGATCGTGTTCCTGGGAGTGGGGTTCGAGACGACGGCGCCGGCCATCGGAGGGGCGATCCGGACCGCCTCCGACCGGAAGCTGAAGAATTTCTCCGTCCTCCCTTCGGTCCGTACGATCCCGGAAGCGATGGCGATCCTGGCGCGCGATCCCGAGATCCGGATCGAGGGCTTCCTGTGCCCCGGGCACGTGTCCGTCGTCATCGGGACGCAGCCGTACGAGGAGCTCGCGTCGAAGCACCATATCCCCTGCGTCGTCTGCGGCTTCGAGCCGCTCGACATCCTTCTCGCCGTCTCCATGCTGCTGCGGCAGAAAAAGGAGGGGGCGGCCCGCGTGGAAAACGCGTATCCCCGGGGAGTGGCGCCCGAGGGGAACCGGAAGGCCCGGGAGGTGATCGCGGAGGTCTTCGCCCCGTGCGACACGGGGTGGCGCGGCATCGGCGTCATCCCGGGGTCGGGCTTGAGGATCTCGGACCGGTACGCGGCGTTCGACGCGGAGAGAAAGCACGGGGTCCCCGTGATCTTCGCCATGGAAGACACCCCGTGCCGCTGCGGCGACGTGCTGAAGGGGAAGATCCTTCCCCCCGAGTGCCCCCTCTTCGGCAAGGCGTGCGTCCCGGAGGAGCCGGTCGGCCCCTGCATGGTCAGCACCGAGGGGACGTGCGCGGCGTATTACAAGTACGGCGGCGGCCTCCGATGACGGCGGGCAAGGCGTCCGCCACGGACAGGATCCTTCTCTCCCACGGAGAAGGCGGAAAGCGC contains the following coding sequences:
- the hypB gene encoding hydrogenase nickel incorporation protein HypB; the protein is MRIEVERSLQASVDDACSAIRALLSERGIFSLNMVSSPGSGKTTLIEALLSRFEGKGRVAVVEGDLETDIDAERIRRHGVQVLQINTRSGCHIQPSQLLGALRKMDLSGTRLLIVENVGNLVCPAEVPLGEDKRIVLLSVTEGDEKPLKYPLIFRTSDILVVTKTDLL
- the hypF gene encoding carbamoyltransferase HypF, producing the protein METSAIEITVRGVVQGVGFRPFVHRVATDCGLSGWVANTPGAVVVRVEGTPDSLSRFRARFREEIPPAARVTRFTIRKVPPSGVRGFEIRRSWTKGIALSTIPPDIATCPACLAELSDPKDRRFRYPFTNCTNCGPRFTIVTSLPYDRERTSMSVFPMCPSCRREYTDPLDRRYHAEPIACPECGPRLSLKDADGEPIPWPDPVGAAASALDEGRIVAIRGLGGFQLAADATREEAVRALRERKRREEKPFAVMFPDIASARAAARIADADAAILEGPAAPILLCPARDPSPLAPAVSMGMPTVGVFLPYTPLHRLLLSRAGRPLVMTSGNRTDEPIAIGNDEALTRLRGIADLYLMHDREVVQRSDDSVVRRVGRLTYPIRRARGFVPAPVKLPRSFPDVAGLGADLKSTFCFVREDAAYLSQHLGDLEHSETREFYEETFRFFRQFLDAKLRAACRDLHPAYFTTSFAGALTGVEQVFALQHHKAHIYSVMAETGFSGKAVGVAFDGTGYGEDGTIWGGEFFTTDGEEVVRAGHLARFPLPGGDAAVREPWRTALSLCREVLGRREAEEAARTLFPAVPADSIRLLLDALDRGINVVPTSSAGRLFDAASAICGLCPRSSFEGQAPMRLEAAVARRRCGTYRFTLKSEDGLLAVNWGETVAGLIRDAMKRVPQGTIARRFHDTLAAAILASVSRLAESSGARHVILSGGVFQNATLLSSVLSGLRKGRLVPLIHRQVPTNDGGVSLGQAYYAALRVAGG
- the hypD gene encoding hydrogenase formation protein HypD; protein product: MKFIDEFRDPAAVRALVEKIRRDAGDPPMRLMEVCGTHTASIARSGLRSLLSGAVSLVSGPGCPVCVTPDGYVDAAIALGHKPGITLTSFGDMLRVPGKRSTLEKERAKGIDVRVVYSPLDAVALAAAEPDREIVFLGVGFETTAPAIGGAIRTASDRKLKNFSVLPSVRTIPEAMAILARDPEIRIEGFLCPGHVSVVIGTQPYEELASKHHIPCVVCGFEPLDILLAVSMLLRQKKEGAARVENAYPRGVAPEGNRKAREVIAEVFAPCDTGWRGIGVIPGSGLRISDRYAAFDAERKHGVPVIFAMEDTPCRCGDVLKGKILPPECPLFGKACVPEEPVGPCMVSTEGTCAAYYKYGGGLR
- a CDS encoding HypC/HybG/HupF family hydrogenase formation chaperone encodes the protein MCLAIPAKVLSIEGDNAMIELGGTQREASLMLLEGVSVGDWVIVHAGFAIEKLSEEDAAQTFALLKEIMESGSDEVH